The proteins below come from a single Cervus canadensis isolate Bull #8, Minnesota chromosome 2, ASM1932006v1, whole genome shotgun sequence genomic window:
- the LOC122426639 gene encoding olfactory receptor 6P1, producing MRNLSGDYIVEFVLVGFPTSPPLQLLLFALFLAIFLLTLLENALIVSTIWLTPSLHHPMFFFLGHLSFLELWYINVTVPRLLGAFLTQEHRVSYVGCMTQLYFFIALACTECVLLAVMAYDRYLAICEPLRYPSLMPFSMATRLAAFSWGSGFFSSMMKLLFISRLSYCGSNIINHFFCDISPLLNLTCSNKEQAELVDFLLALVMILLPLLAVVSSYAAIIATILRIPTAQGRHKAFSTCASHLAVVVIYYSSTLFTYARPRAMYTFNHSKVISVLYTVIVPFLNPAIYCLRNKEVKDALRKTVLGRCPCSRDIPDWCT from the coding sequence ATGAGAAATTTGAGTGGAGACTACATAGTAGAGTTTGTTTTGGTGGGCTTCcctacctccccaccccttcaGCTGCTCCTCTTTGCACTCTTCCTTGCAATTTTTTTGTTGACATTGTTGGAGAATGCACTCATTGTTTCCACCATCTGGCTCACTCCAAGCCTTCATCACCCAATGTTCTTTTTCCTTGGCCATCTCTCCTTCCTGGAGCTATGGTATATCAATGTCACTGTTCCCCGACTCTTGGGGGCATTTCTTACCCAGGAGCATAGAGTCTCCTATGTAGGTTGTATGACCCAACTCTACTTCTTCATTGCCTTAGCCTGCACTGAATGTGTCCTGTTGGCagtcatggcctatgaccgctaccTGGCCATCTGTGAACCTCTCCGTTATCCTAGTCTCATGCCCTTCAGTATGGCCACTCGCCTTGCTGCTTTCTCTTGGGGTAGTGGCTTCTTCAGCTCCATGATGaagcttcttttcatttccagATTGTCATACTGTGGATCCAATATAATCAACCATTTTTTCTGTGATATCTCTCCACTACTGAACCTCACCTGCTCTAACAAGGAACAAGCAGAACTGGTAGACTTCCTCTTGGCCCTGGTGATGATTCTGCTCCCTCTATTGGCTGTGGTTTCATCATATGCTGCCATAATCGCCACTATCCTGAGGATTCCTACTGCTCAGGGACGTCACAAAGCCTTTTCCACATGTGCCTCTCACCTGGCAGTGGTTGTTATCTACTACTCCTCCACTCTCTTTACCTATGCACGGCCCCGGGCCATGTACACCTTCAACCACAGCAAGGTCATCTCTGTGCTCTACACTGTCATTGTACCATTTCTCAACCCAGCCATTTACTGCCTGAGGAACAAGGAAGTAAAGGATGCCCTCAGAAAGACAGTGCTGGGTAGGTGTCCCTGTTCCAGGGATATCCCAGATTGGTGTACCTGA